The Lytechinus pictus isolate F3 Inbred chromosome 5, Lp3.0, whole genome shotgun sequence DNA segment TATAGTActaatttgtataatttatgCATGCAAATTATGCAATGATTAtcacaaacaaatgaatttaatgcaaatattgaatattacGTAGATATAGTTTTCTCATGTAcagtttcttttcctttcatcaTCATAAGATTGTCCCGAGTAAGACATGTTTTACTATTAATGCgtttttttataatattcagAGCAATTTGCAGTTTTATGGATAAATCATGGTAATTAgggattatttgcatatttcaaaAAGTTCGTTTGTCCAACGTCTTTCCCATACCCTAACACACATTTCTACCATTTATTATTTACATACCACATTTATTGATACTTTTATTCAATGTAGATTATCCAGAATCATTTGAAAAGAGGccctttttattgaaaatgtgtataATCTATGCAAATTAGGTAATGAAATGTATCGGTaccgtattttttttcattagttttcATTTGCTACCTCCACACAGGCTTTGCatcaaatttgacatttctatGAAGTAGCTTTACATTCTTACAAGTGTTTTTAGAGgctaatttaaatcatttatgcaaattagggttaatttgcatagatacagagGGTCTCTTTGGATGAAAATGTTCCAATGGGTTCAAGGAATATACATGCCAAGAGgcacatttgtactaaaaaatgcagcgttcacccctttttttgcagttaacaagtctactaataGGTAAATTGTAAGGGATCTATGTCAGGGTTGCACAGGCCTATAACATTTCAGATAGACTCGTGTGGTAAAGTGGcactttaaaaatttataaaGGATAAGGAAGAAGTtcgagggtcgaatgtttactaccagtggatgggaaatatatctgacattccataactgaccagaaaagggtatacctcggctcattttaaaagcaaatcggcatttatgaagaccaCGCTTGACGGGATCAAATTAATCACCTGAGACAGTAAAATGTCCCTTATTATTCCGCCAGTAAAATTTAGTTCCAAACTTGGCGATAATCTTTctaatttgggaaaaggaagtttagtagttaccaaaaatagaatcagtgttagatgaaCAAACCATACTCATTcgcttttgtcaatcagcaatatcaaatttaaaaaatgagaatgggttggctcaAATTGATTACTTTGGCCCGCCAGTTGTAATGAGGCCCGTGTAACCTCAGATAGGATctgatttgcgctcgcattaattgttaaaatatattaactaatgcatcctattcataattacgaaagtgcttgaaatgtcaagTTTTAGTCAGCGCATAATACTAACatatttcgcgctctcattaggcttattagattaataaacaAGATATTAATTCAAAGGGTGTCGacagagggatggtttgagtcCGTACCTATttttcccggggggggcacttacattgacgagagaataccatgcgcgaccaaaaaacacgtaaaaataatgtctttttcaagatagggcacgttacgtacgtaacgtaataagggtgtcaaaaacaccaaaataatgacaaaagggtatctatttttgcTAGGAACTACGTGTTAAGGGTCTAATTGCGAGAGTGTAAAaaataagactaaaatgttttataaaggatgtactttttccccaagagtcaacactacgtgtttagtgtacgatttgcgcgagatgtgggaggtggggctgtactaaacccagtGATGTAGGTACTGACGACCGACGTCAGTGATATAACGCTGTACTTGTTtatagggggtcaattcagggaatagttgccaagagtatcgttttgtttccaatacctgtttagggtagggtttcacatgcaaatacttgttaaggggtgcattttcagaatattgaaaatacgtgtttagggtgcttttcgagaccccatggtcgcgcatggcatccactcgtcaatggaagtggcccctccgggCTATTTTTATTATGTGCAGAGGTATTGAATTATGATCGTCAGAAATAACCAAAATGTTAAGGGTATTACAATCAATGATATTGAATATTGTCTATCGcaatatgcagatgatacaGTAATCGTCCTTGATGGCTCTGCAAATTCGATGAGGGCGGCCTTTAACACTCTTGAATTTTTTGCAAAAATATCAGGtctaaaattaaataataagaCAAATTGTCTGTGGATAGGTGCTTACAAAGATCGCATAGATACTATATGTAAAGATTTGAAAGTAAATTGGATAGGTATAGACCAAACTCTGGGAATTCTTGGTATTCTTTTCTCAAGTAAATTAGATGAAGTGGTTTCTCTAAACTATGATAAAGTGTtgcttttaataaaaaaataataagtcaATGGTCTAGAAGAAACCTCACTGTATTAGGAAGGGTCACTGTTGTAAAATCTCTCCTCCTTTCAAAGTTAACATATTTGATTTTAACTATTCCAAATCCACCAATAGAAGTTATCAATGATCTTAATAGAATTCTTTACAAGTTCATCTGGAAAGGTATTGATAGAGTAACTAGAAACCAAATGATTCAAGATTATGGTAAAGGTGGGGTAAGAATGGTTGATGTTCAAATGTATATCCATGCACCTAAAGTGACGTGGATAAGGAAATTTTTAAGAGCAGACAGTATGCAGTGGTGTAACTTTTTTATAAATACAGTTAACgtaacttcattattttatgtTGAAGGCGGTTCACAACAAATTTGTAACGTATTATATCCTAATCAAAGAAATAAATGTTGGATAGATGTTTTACTAGCTTGGGGTAATTTTTGTTCCTCTCATATTCCTCAAAACAGTTACGAAGTAATGACAAACTCTATATGGTTTAACGATATAGTTAGAATTGGTGGTGATtgtatattttatcatcattggGCAAAGAAGGGAGTGAGatttataaatgatattttggATGATTCAGGGAAATTTCTTTGTTAAATAAATTTAGAGAAAGATTCAATGTTCGTACAAACTTTATAGAATACGGTGGTGTAGCGAGCGCTATTAAACAGTCTTTTTGGTTCTTTTCTGACAATTTATCGAAAGTAATAACTCAACTTTTTAAACCTTTccactttaattttcttttaaaagacaaaaaaggatCGAAGAATATTTTACGACAAGCTAGTTTCTGTTAAAAAGGTAACAAGGAAGTTTGTAGATAAATGGACTAcaaaattaaatgttcattACAGTCAAGATGTCTGGTCTGTAGTTTACAACATTCCACAGAAATTTACAACATACACTAAATTAAGATGGTTTTAGTTTAGGCTCATTCACAGAATTTTGGGAgttaattcatttcttttaaagataaataaaattgattcaggattatgttctttttgtaaatttgaagaaGAAACATTAATTAATTTGTTCTCTGAATGTCCGATTACTTTATTATTTTGGAACAAAATTTTACAATGGTCAATATTAATTTACAGCTTGATCGAGAATTGTGTTTATTTGGAATTAGATCACTTCAACATTTTGACGCTATTTTTCAAGTCTCTAAATCACTGAAGTCCGGAATACACTGATAACATCCTAATTCGTCGCTCTCAAGTTCGTATACTACTCGTTCATCTGCACCAATCTGGcttcagcggcgtaacaggggtcggtggccaggggggggggggaggggggggggcaagagccaacaatttcccggtcatatcatgatatgaacaggcgtaatggtgtaatgaggcgactattttgagagggacagatattgcgtatcgggcagaattcatcttttttttttaaatgcgagcgagcgagcaaaaattttgacctttttaatacaaaaatctaattttgtgatagatttttacatgatatccagaaaataatatatttcactcttctctatttccatttcttttttgtggtctgtacgccactgtgaacaggattatttgcggcagtagcatgaagagtaaaaaaaaacgaggggcgcagtaagaaacatgtgctaaaaagctgcttaatgttcgtcccgagcgagcgaagcgagcgagaaaaaaatcacactttcatgagaatctaactttgagatatttttgaaattatattcagtaaataaaattatatcctacactttttcttcgcttttctttcctctctttttttgtttgtagaacttttgggggccattggcccaacccttccatactcatataTATAcagcagtgctgtgcggttggggtccggggcgaagcccccggaacttcttgataccaaagccatttaaacctcgcagatcgccgctattttaatcaaattgcgggtatatacagaatatagcttaaCACATTTATACAACCCAGTTGCGTATTGAACCAAAAATATTTGAGGGGCCAAAatatagcaatgtgggaaaatttacaTCCTACATCCACTGCATGTTGGTTCTACTCTTTCTAtttgtcattatattgatttgtttatgtattgttttttattgttcatataatattgaatattgtacctttttaatggatgtgagtaaagtgaattgaatttgttaaaagtcgccagcgtgcaaagccagctggaaaaaaatgcctattgaaattaaattataattatgtgatagatttttccattatattcagtaaataacacatttcattgtttacattcatttcattatacgttgtctgctataatttcttttatttcctcttgggtgtggaactaagacaccccccccccccgtgcgcCTGTACGCCAGAGATTGAAggtgattgaacgggggcgcTGGTTATTGATAAAGAGCCCCtatatgcagtccatctttcttcccgctctttatctTTTATCCttggcagcccggtcgtgttattattttttttcttgtccattttctttgttctataatttagcttttgactaaatCCATTCTACCTttgtttcccgctattgtttgccattttgtcatcttttaatgtatttcccatcatgctattgcattacataagcctatttcggaatgataatgttcttctttcgtacctTTTCccgatttttttccttttccattaaaaaaatcttcgttttcttttcacttttccctttcctccccctttctctttttttctttctccctcccttttttttcccgttttttttttccggtgaaatccgccagggggcagcttgccccccttccccccccccccccgcctgttatgCCACTGTCTGGCTTATTCAGCAGGTGAAACGTCCTTCCCTGTGGTTGCTGCAAAGCTATGGTATCACCTTCGTGCTAGTGTGAAGACATCTTCCTCTGCTGACTTACTCAAGAAAGCAATTAAATTCTAGAACGACGTTCGCGATTCGACTAAATTCTAAGGCtttcgtcggcggtcatccgaaccgtcgtatcactatacgacggtgcaaacccatttccaagaaaattgacttcaaagtttactataaatTTCACACGTAGTTCCCCAGCCTTGCAACAAATTCATggctagaaaaatacattgtTTGAAAGACCAAGACGATTGATTGAAATTGGTATCCTTATTTTAACACAAAACTAAGGATCAGcgaaaatatcacaaaagagCTCCATGCTTGTAATTCCGGTTTGAGCGATTAagattttccctgtacaaaaacgccataggggATGCGCGCGGTCATTCAGAACGTCGTATCacttttcacgtgcaaagtcaatgcagtgtcGATGGCCGCGTACGGCGGTTTggctgaccgcgcgcattgaaatcgcggtcagtcaaaacgtcgtatcgctctgCTACAGCTAGTTTCCAATGGgttttgcgattttttttttattatgtcttTGCCGTGAAAATCACCTCGTAATTATCACagaaactaaattaaattgCTGCCCAGATAATTTATTAATGAATAGAATGGGACTTGTAGTTTaactttctcaaaaaatctcaaaatcgatttttattttatttattttttaccaaaattgactgatacgacggttcggatgaacgcCGACCATATATTAACCTTGCCAATCATGAATCTTCCGAATTACACTTCGATATCCTCTGGCCGTTCCGGGATTATGGGCtctaaaagaaatagaaagcgaaaggaaataaaggaaactaatttcaaacaaaacaatagtttttaaaatatgcatAACTTTTTTCGAAGAAACTCGAAAGCGAGAGAGCAATAAGACCAAGCTTCTTTGTGTGTTTGCTCGTTTTATTTTTCACCATGCATaacagaaaacaaattgacaaaatacatgtacaatgtatattgACCAAAAACTACACAGTAAAGAACTAAgcataaataaaatatgtttgaagtTCACAGTCCCTTAAATAACATTAAATATAAGTAACTCGTTTAACTAAAACATGGCTCAAAATAGCATtcattttaagaagaaaaatcgAAACTAAAACTAAAATAATGCCCTTCTAGCATATTAAGATATAGACATCATTTACATATTAGATAACATTATCTTGCACCTCCTTTATGAGAGTActttagaaaaatataatttccataatTTGGAGAGATATCCTTCATATTCTTCTTGAATGATAAAACATTGTTACAAATTCGTACATTTAAAGGTAGGGAATTTAAAATGATAGGTCCTACATATTTTACTGGTTTATGGGCGAATGGGGTTAAATtagttattccgaaggttcgttataaTGAGGGTTCGTAATTCCGGAGGTTCGTTGAtcagaaaacgaaataaggttcgttatttcGAAGAttcattagtccgaaaacgCAATAAGATTCGTTtaatattccgaaggttcgttactccgaaaatgaaataaagtttgtGTTTTCCGGAAATAAAATTAGTTTATTTTAGTAACAAAAGCGgtgttgtaattaaaaaataacataatattttGCAATAATAGTTTAAACGGGGGATAATACATGTGAATGTTGTTGTCAAAGCATGTATTTCGTCAATAATTGGCGCGTGGATCAAGcatcttaatttcaattttctctgagcaattgctgcctgCTGCTggttatgattttaaaaaagtccccgtaggaaaaaaaatcaaaatggaaatgtcttttttttttcaaaataaactgtgCCCTTTTTCGAAATTAAATAGTCTTTTGGAAGTACAACATGACACATTTTAGGGAAGAACATTACAACTTTTTGGCCTGCGCTTCGCACTCACCTCAGTTATTATGTTGTACAGCACTCGCCCTGTTTCTGGttataaaaatgcttaaaatgtctagttttcaggtttaagtatcataaattttcagctcgcgattcgtgctcgcattattcgattggatAAATATGTATGCTATTAATGAGTCGCTAAATGTTGTCCTTAACATGTTCTGTTTCTGGTCAGTTTagttaaaatgtcaaaaattgtgAGGTCTCCTAACcgaaaatgtattatgttgtaCTTAAATAGGTAATCTAATGTcgaaaaaatgttgaaaaagtgCATTTTTTCCTACGGGGAATTTAGTGACATAAAAGATTGTTTTAgatttccaagtcttccccctTTACTTATTTTACTccctcgtcttcctcctctccttttttttctctctttttcctcctttttttgtatttcctttttaaaaatattttttactccgccaataggggagggggcgGGCACCTCGGACCCCCTTCCCTGGATTCACCTTTGCCCAAGGGCTTAATTGAATTTGGGAAGGGATTGAATTCCAAATAACTGGTCCTTGATAAAATATGTCGGGTTTCTTTTTTAGAGAGAGAAGTATTGCACTGTGGGATATGGATCTTTAGAGTATTTCTTATGGAAAAAGTACAGTACAGAAGTATTGAAAATAGATTTGAGGGAATtcggaaaaaaaatgttcataagaaaatgttaacaaaaatgcgatatttattttattcaaatccattatattttgaattttcaaagaTTTAAACAAAAGTCAAGAATGACAATTCAAATGACAATGATAGTTCAAAACttcatatcaataaaattttactttttcaaaAACACAAATAGGAATTGTtaatgatacaattttgtttgctcATTCCAAACCTCTTCTATTCATGTAATGTTGTACAATTATACATATTTGTTTCAACTCTCTAAAAAAGAATTGCCCACAACGACGATATTCAAACTCGTCAAAGCCATTACTATCATCTTCCACGTACTTGTACTGTCTTTTTTGTTCACATAATTCAATTAATGTCACGGGCCCATTATTTAATTTTGGAATGATCTACAAACCGCCTACAAAAAAACAGTTCCATGTAAACTTTTATCTGTTTATACGCGATAATCCCGTAGTATTAAATCACATTAAATGTTTGTTCTCCTCTTAAAACTTTTTAAcaagatgaaaatatacataCCTTCCCGATAATCATTTCAGCGATATCTGCTCGATTGCTCTGTATCGCATAATGTATCGATCGGACTCCAAATCGATCAGGTAGGTCTATTACTTTAGAACAATCTCGTTCAAGTAGACTTTCCACTACTGATTCCTGTACACacatgaaaaaatatgtatacatcaatcaataaatatgaTTCATCCTACTAGCATaagattatcattataattataatcattataataataattaaacaacAATATTAACGAGGTTTTAAAATAACTGACTCTTACTTCCTATCGGAAATCCATTAAACACccgggtggagagtggcaaccCATATCACCACTAGACACTAGCTTATGGATTCCACTACGCAGTCTCCactcccaggggggggggggcattgaaTCAGACCCATCTTTATGATGGCTCGTGCAATTGTCAAAACGATAGTTACTTTGACCTCATATAATATGTCATTTTAGCTCCCGGTAACCATGGTACGAAATTGGGACAAGTTGAAATAGACAACTAAAGTTGTCCTTTTGGCGTTCCAAATATGAGtgtcataattacaaaaagagaaggaagaaagatagagagatagagtgagagggagagagaggggaggagaggTGGAGGGGGTGTAAGAGAATGGTATGAAAGATGGACAAGTTGAAACAATTGCTTacaattaaaattgttcttttggCGTTCCAAATATGACGAGTATCAACGAGGCAAAAatagagcgagagagagagagagagggggaaggggggggggcgggagagagaaagagaatgagtactataaataaaatatcaattctcAATTGAAAAAGTAACCTACCATGCCTTGTATAACCGCCCAATGAAGAGCTGATCGATCTAGATTATCCATGGCACACAGATCAGCGTCCTTCTCTAACAAAAATTCAACAAGATCCTTGTTACCCTGTAAATATTAAAGATGGAAAGAGGATAACGTCATCTTTAATGAAAATGATCTAGCTAGGAATAAACATCCGTCAAAATTGGTGAAATGAGcaaaaaaatttaagggggTCAACCATGGCGTAtgaacatttctttttaaagaaagtCAGGAGCGAGCGAAACGAGAGAGCAAAAATTTCCACCCTGTTAATGCGAAAACTAATTTTATTATAGAGTGCGTCctaaaaaaggaaacccgttttcagagataAATTCCATAATcatttaatatgtttttttactataaatttgatattcatgggaagagtggaatctcatctctaATTTGAAACCAACAGTTAAGCAAATCGTtcacgcatggcagattacaaataataaatactgagacatatcagaaacgatttgcgcagaaactcacgGGTGAATCTAAATTCgttctcatttcagggatcagtgaggaaatattaacaaagaatacaaaagaaataccaatgagccaatcgtcgaataagcaCGTATATCACAAACCAATCTTGTCCATTTTTTCTGTGTTGGCTTGACATCCGGGGggagtcaaatgtattgctgtacacacgcgtggccaaatcATTTCCAAAAGGCCCTAAAccagtttttctctgtgtgcaaaataaccccctaaacaagtttttcgcgggctttatttacacgttttggcccctaaacaagttgtcgccagaatatgaccccagggaaaaagcttggggaaaaaacataccctaaacacgtttggctagtcttaaaaaaacatTCCCTAGATACGTTTGACcttgcgattgaccattgaccaatCTTTCAAATctacccctttaaaaaaaaaggggctTGACAGAAAATGTTTCCCAGGTACACCCTTGCTACACAGAGAAAAGGAGTATGTCAAGTCCAATTGCATCGAATATGATGTAAATGACGGTTTTATGACAGAGAATAGATCAATATTTAACAAAGAAGAATAAACCATGTAAAGTAATTAttaacatattttcaaaaaaatcccTTCAAACTGTACATGCATGTTATTAATCACGCAACAACGAGACGAGagtatatttttaatcaatccTGTGCCATTGTCCAAACCTAGCTTACATCATACACTGCGCCTGACCATTGTTAAACTCTCGTCTCCATGGATATATTCTATAGTCAGTCTGCCTTTCTTAAAGGAATCTATGATTAATTAAACATAATTAAAAGCCCACCCTATTCGATATCATTTGGAATAACATGCTAATGGATCTGAggtaatcaaatttaaaggttaATTGCTTTCGAGCTAAAGAGggttcataattattattgcaaCGCATGCCTATTTTTAAGCGAAGAGCgtaatgttatatttttgttttgtttttgttttattaatgtaAAAGGCACCGCATCCGCCATATTGCAATTGTTAGATAATAGTCAGATTTGTTGTAGTAATCAACTATTATGTGTTACAAAGCAACGTTGTATTTTTCGTTGTTTTCTTATGTAAAAGCTTTCTTTCTGATATGACTATGATTTAATGATTACCTAGTTTCAATCTAAACCGAGTAaccttttttattaattataataacCAACCGTTGATTCGTTATGTGCGTGGACTTACCTCCCCAGCCGCTTGATGTAAAATAGTTTGTTGGCAGTTGTCACGAGCTTGTAAGAGTTCAGGATTTTTCTCGATCAGCAAATCAGCACACTTGGTAttctaaaaagaaatagaaacgAAATGAATAACAAAGTAGTTTGGTATATCAGTAAATTATGGATATCAGCTGCATTGTGACGTACATGGTGGAAAATGAAATCCCGAAAATCGATGCGAAAAGTatcgtcattttcatcaaaagatATACATGCAAGTGGCAGTGTTTGTACAATAATTAACATACATAGAAAAGAAGTAAAGCGTAAAACAACTTCCGTACGTTCGagctttagagaaaaaaaattatttctgaaacctccaagaaagaaagaaagaaatagagggaTGTTAGAGAAATCTAAAGCCTGTCCAGAGCGTTGTACTTAGTGAAGAATAATACTTGAGCACCATCTAATATTCTAATCATTCAAATGGTCAGTAGAAGTTGGTATTGAATTGGAACAGTAGGAAACACTTAGGGGAGACTTACCAAAACCTCATAAAGGCTTTGAGGTAAATCTAATAGTTCAGGaagataattatttatttgatttgacttACTCGATTTCTTTCAGTTCTATGGAGCGCTGTCTTTCCATCGTCATCTTTTAGTATTGTGTCTGCATCTTTACTTAATAAGAATGAAACCTGTGGGTTCATGAACGTCAGGAAAATAGAAATGCAAAGGAACAGAACGGGGAAAATGGCGAAAAGGGGAGAAGGGGGAGATAGGGTTGAAGAGAGAGATCGAGGGAGACATTATAGTGGTAAAAAAGAGACAGATGAGAAATGGAAAGGACAGGGGAAAGAGAATTGGAGTAGAAAGAgcagataaaaatgaaagagtgtcaaaataattgaaaatcgTTACCATGGGTACCAAACAGGATTACTATGATTTAAGAGAAATATAGAATATCCCAAAGTGATAAGACTCATTATTTCATACTGATAGGAAATcacatttcccccccccccccacacacacacacacacacacaacccaGGATTAACCCTTGGGGCGGAATTTTGCTTCAAAATATTTCTGGCATACAAATAAACAGTGAACTTTATGTTTATCACACCTCTACTATCACGTCCCATTATGTCCCCCTGTCTCTTCAAAAACTTGTACACTttgcttcagcccccccccccccacacacacccaacCGTCGGAGTTGTATACCTTTTCTTTAGCACCAATATCAGCGGCAGTCATAAGGGGCGTGGTCTGTCCTTTACCGCGTTGATTAATGT contains these protein-coding regions:
- the LOC129261441 gene encoding putative ankyrin repeat protein RF_0381 translates to MGDPEEEGRSNSESSDTAENSTKPAEGDTETTEKDTMSGVCSECGKPPSFYSIYDRQKILFCSSECHGKRNEKERSPNLMLVKLVEKKSDDVEDKANEEKDTGELVDAALDQDIFECCHGGLTNNTNLHKLLEGGADVNQKDPSDQPLLIYAVANGDVTTINLLLEKGADINQRGKGQTTPLMTAADIGAKEKVSFLLSKDADTILKDDDGKTALHRTERNRNTKCADLLIEKNPELLQARDNCQQTILHQAAGEGNKDLVEFLLEKDADLCAMDNLDRSALHWAVIQGMESVVESLLERDCSKVIDLPDRFGVRSIHYAIQSNRADIAEMIIGKSP